The Chitinophaga parva genome has a window encoding:
- a CDS encoding response regulator: protein MPGETADMEVPAIFSLPIATYLHNTNAGIMVTDETHRLIWLNDVILERTAVGSAAALLHLPFDAVVMHYCLQVSQPVAFAHRMQELINQKKPHIGWEIAFREGQYRELSYIPIFEEGVFRGSIWEVIDVTKHHLLQEEILHNERKFQVVLDNLNAALCETDLEGNITRVFEGFCRMSRMTEDQLIGRNLIDLFVPEEKQGYARMLRQRRQENNMPLLYEMEIVIPGGERRWVLASAANIHDRDQVTTGSMSIYMDITPQKRLQRALEQARESAEQARRNQKEFLTNISHEIRNPLTAIIGISYLLENTELTAEQQEYVGILKLSSDFLLELVGNLLDLSKIEAGKLEVQQREFNPVALIKSLQDTFRLKMGKRPISLTVDIDPALSTWLLGDDLLLKQILLNLLSNAEKFTTEGEIAIKVKALEVTDGKRWVSFQVCDTGIGIDQEQRAAVFEEYRQAPRPGHERYNGTGLGLAIVKQLVELQGGRIFVEEIPFYQTCFSFSLPFTDTGRSIDQRRRTAAHPSRPMPNVRFEEAYVLVVEDNIMNRKYISGLLHRAGLHFQLAANGQDALHLLQHRQFDLILMDLRMPGLDGFELATMVRADESQPNAATPIVAVTASAMEDMADQARMAGINDVLSKPYTPEQLIRVLQKFLNEDETALMETPNINGYQFQPTLDTKFLNALYENNLGYASDLFEVFVRTIQDEMGKIRLLLESKDWEAMGFQVHKLKPNFSMVGLTGIAAKMQTLENYLKSSQLEQHLPEIPGLFSEVEAALHTNMPVVEEELKNMRAFEEATSKGS from the coding sequence ATGCCCGGCGAAACCGCCGACATGGAAGTGCCTGCCATTTTTTCCCTTCCCATAGCCACCTACCTCCATAATACCAACGCAGGTATCATGGTCACTGATGAGACCCACCGCCTTATCTGGCTCAATGACGTGATCCTGGAACGTACCGCCGTAGGCTCCGCCGCCGCCCTGCTGCACCTTCCCTTTGACGCCGTGGTCATGCACTACTGCCTCCAGGTATCACAACCAGTGGCCTTTGCCCACCGCATGCAGGAGCTCATTAACCAGAAGAAGCCCCACATCGGGTGGGAGATCGCCTTCCGCGAGGGGCAATACCGTGAACTGAGCTACATTCCCATCTTCGAGGAAGGGGTGTTCCGGGGCAGCATATGGGAAGTGATAGATGTAACCAAGCACCACCTGCTGCAGGAAGAGATCCTCCACAACGAGCGGAAGTTCCAGGTAGTACTGGACAATCTCAACGCCGCCCTCTGCGAAACAGACCTGGAAGGCAATATCACCCGGGTGTTTGAAGGCTTTTGCCGTATGAGCCGGATGACGGAGGACCAATTGATCGGCAGGAACCTGATCGACCTGTTTGTACCGGAAGAAAAGCAGGGCTACGCCCGCATGCTGCGCCAGCGCCGCCAGGAAAATAACATGCCCCTGCTCTACGAAATGGAGATCGTGATACCCGGTGGGGAACGCCGCTGGGTACTGGCCAGCGCTGCCAATATCCATGACCGGGACCAGGTAACCACCGGGAGCATGAGCATTTACATGGACATTACGCCCCAGAAACGCCTCCAGCGGGCACTGGAGCAGGCCCGGGAAAGTGCGGAACAGGCCCGGCGTAACCAAAAGGAGTTCCTGACCAATATCAGCCACGAGATCCGCAATCCCCTCACAGCCATCATCGGCATTTCCTATCTCCTGGAAAACACGGAGCTGACCGCCGAACAACAGGAATATGTGGGGATCCTTAAATTATCGTCCGATTTTCTCCTGGAACTGGTAGGCAACCTGCTGGACCTGTCTAAAATAGAAGCCGGCAAGCTGGAAGTTCAGCAGCGGGAATTTAACCCCGTGGCGCTGATCAAATCCCTCCAGGACACCTTCCGGCTCAAGATGGGCAAGCGCCCCATCAGCCTCACCGTAGACATAGACCCTGCCCTGAGCACCTGGCTGCTGGGGGACGATCTCTTGTTAAAACAGATCTTACTGAACCTGCTCTCCAACGCGGAAAAATTCACAACGGAAGGAGAGATCGCCATCAAGGTAAAGGCCCTGGAAGTAACGGACGGCAAGCGCTGGGTCAGCTTCCAGGTATGCGATACCGGCATTGGCATAGACCAGGAACAGCGGGCTGCCGTGTTTGAAGAATACCGGCAGGCACCCCGCCCCGGCCACGAACGCTATAACGGCACCGGCCTGGGCCTGGCAATTGTAAAACAACTGGTGGAACTGCAGGGCGGCCGTATTTTTGTGGAAGAAATACCGTTTTACCAGACCTGCTTCAGTTTTTCCCTGCCCTTTACGGATACTGGCCGCTCCATAGACCAGCGCCGCCGTACGGCAGCCCATCCCAGCCGGCCCATGCCCAACGTGCGCTTTGAAGAAGCTTACGTGCTGGTGGTGGAAGACAATATCATGAACCGCAAGTACATCTCCGGGCTGCTGCACCGGGCCGGCCTGCATTTCCAGCTCGCGGCCAACGGGCAGGATGCCCTGCACCTGTTGCAGCACCGGCAGTTTGACCTTATATTAATGGACCTGCGCATGCCGGGCCTGGATGGCTTTGAACTGGCCACCATGGTACGGGCAGACGAGTCCCAACCCAACGCAGCCACACCTATTGTAGCCGTAACCGCCAGCGCTATGGAAGACATGGCAGACCAGGCGCGCATGGCAGGCATCAATGATGTGTTATCAAAACCATATACCCCGGAACAACTGATCCGGGTACTGCAGAAATTCCTTAACGAAGACGAAACAGCCCTTATGGAAACGCCTAACATCAACGGTTATCAGTTCCAACCCACTTTGGACACCAAGTTCCTCAACGCCCTGTATGAAAATAACCTGGGCTATGCCTCAGATCTTTTCGAGGTATTTGTGCGTACCATCCAGGATGAAATGGGGAAGATCAGATTGTTGCTGGAAAGTAAGGATTGGGAAGCCATGGGGTTCCAGGTGCATAAGCTGAAGCCCAATTTCTCCATGGTGGGGCTTACCGGCATTGCCGCCAAAATGCAGACCCTGGAAAATTACCTGAAAAGCAGCCAGCTGGAGCAGCATCTGCCCGAGATCCCCGGCCTGTTCTCCGAAGTGGAAGCCGCCCTGCACACCAACATGCCTGTTGTAGAGGAAGAATTAAAAAACATGCGCGCCTTTGAAGAAGCCACCAGCAAAGGAAGTTAA
- the plsX gene encoding phosphate acyltransferase PlsX — translation MRIGLDMMGGDYAPGEAVKGVKLFFDTVTSDAHLVLIGDETALKPLLEEAQLDTSRYTVVHSSQVIGMNEHPTKALKEKQQSSIAIGFYLLQHKKIDAFISAGNTGAMMVGTFYSIKSIEGVQRPTIATMVPREAGGYGLLLDVGLNADCKPENLVQFGILGSLYAKHILGTENPKVGLLNIGEEEGKGNLLAQATYPLLKDEPRINFAGNVEGRDVFTDKADVIVCEGFTGNVVLKMAESFHEVAVKRGIKDDYIDRFDFEYYGGTPVLGVSEPVIIGHGISGQRAFMNMIVVAQKMLESKLLDKIKESFIAK, via the coding sequence ATGAGAATCGGACTTGATATGATGGGTGGCGATTATGCACCCGGGGAAGCCGTTAAGGGAGTAAAATTATTTTTCGATACTGTTACATCTGATGCCCATTTGGTGCTGATCGGCGACGAAACAGCCCTGAAACCTTTACTGGAAGAAGCTCAGCTGGACACATCAAGATACACTGTCGTTCATTCGTCTCAAGTAATTGGGATGAATGAACATCCTACCAAAGCATTAAAGGAAAAGCAGCAGTCTTCGATTGCGATCGGCTTTTACCTGTTGCAGCATAAGAAGATCGACGCATTTATCAGTGCCGGGAACACCGGTGCGATGATGGTCGGTACTTTTTATTCCATCAAGTCCATCGAGGGGGTTCAACGCCCTACGATTGCCACCATGGTACCCCGCGAAGCCGGCGGTTACGGGTTGCTCCTGGATGTAGGTCTGAATGCAGACTGTAAGCCGGAAAACCTCGTGCAGTTTGGTATCCTGGGTTCTTTGTACGCCAAGCATATCCTGGGTACGGAAAACCCGAAAGTAGGGTTACTCAACATTGGTGAAGAAGAAGGCAAGGGTAACCTGCTGGCGCAAGCCACTTATCCCCTGCTGAAAGACGAGCCACGCATTAATTTTGCCGGCAATGTGGAAGGAAGGGATGTATTCACCGACAAGGCTGATGTGATCGTATGCGAAGGATTTACCGGCAACGTAGTTTTGAAAATGGCCGAATCATTCCACGAAGTGGCGGTAAAACGCGGTATCAAGGATGATTACATCGACCGTTTCGATTTTGAATACTATGGCGGTACCCCTGTACTAGGCGTTTCCGAACCAGTGATCATTGGCCACGGCATTTCCGGCCAACGCGCGTTCATGAACATGATCGTGGTGGCGCAGAAAATGCTAGAGTCCAAATTGCTCGATAAGATCAAAGAAAGCTTTATTGCCAAATAA
- the rpmF gene encoding 50S ribosomal protein L32, whose protein sequence is MPNPKRRHSQQRSAKRRTHYKAFADTLSTDSATGEMHVRHRAHWVENKLYYKGKVVLEKQSAEK, encoded by the coding sequence ATGCCAAATCCGAAACGCAGACACTCTCAGCAACGTTCAGCCAAGAGAAGAACGCACTATAAGGCTTTTGCTGACACACTGAGCACTGACAGCGCAACCGGCGAAATGCACGTTAGACACCGTGCTCACTGGGTAGAGAACAAGTTGTACTACAAAGGAAAAGTAGTCCTGGAAAAACAGAGCGCCGAGAAATAA
- a CDS encoding sensor histidine kinase, whose product MDEIKDIRLFVLRHGYLLIMAAWLFTLAFLFNNYWSYYSSPQGVKRSLEESIQEREQAFYRMTQDKQLVQQLFDRTYNAQTLENLTRKDFYVYAYEGNGVDKWETFWSNNSVQPADITPPMLDGVRFEKLKNGYYEVIYKSVSLAPKKRFLIGLIPVKLEYAISNNYLVDHFYDKPALGKEYTIDSQGPGLAVENSGHKMLFYLRYTERLSSHPVNVISVVLKVLGCICVLVFINLFAAMIVMRWKAWWGFAFLAVAVVFMRAVSYVYDFPFNLRALHLFTPLIYARDEVFRSLGDLLLNVLLCFWLILFFREHLKTLKPPRLARKWQCYLLIALSCFLLYGVGQFLTSLIESLVIDSRISFDVTNSLSLNEYSVVGFIVLGFIAFSFLFFSQVINYFMNELTAYQVRTKYLFLSCIGVVWLAFNLNDPELGFYIVLVFWLVAYVFLLDTFEYRFESSIASVPFLFWLFLLTITTSAVLVYYNSNKEITIRESIAKDLSKQKDPYLEMLLGDVGQKLEQEELITTFFDNATREGKRELLNNLREKYFSGYLKRFNVNFYTYDGNGDPLFNGDTMTLSVFNRDVLLNADNSLQVSGNDLYFYERSFNDYSYIGKKEFANGYLVYELTPAVVNVERLYPELLLEGESDAGMENTSNYSYAVYDKGNLVANYNDYPFPLHLNTADITIGLSKLETRKGYSLLYFRATKDKSVVLVKEQRNFIEFITLFAWMFCLFLLIILVYKVLDLLIRARMRIGNLKQLVNINIRRQVHGTIIAVVVLAFLVLGATTILFFISRSKKENRERLAKSINDVSRDVEKAFNNQRMMDNVDDLYSPIFQAQQSQAMSNIAEERGLDINVYDHDGNLQFTTQPLMTEKGLLSRKMNPKAYFQLFRENEVLYIQDEQIGKMSYLSGYVPLRNNGEVYAYLNVPYFATETELKQQISDFLVALINFNAFIFLLAGILALLITNSITRSFSLVTEKLKQFNLGQRNDEIEWTKDDEIGLLVKEYNKMVRKLEVSAALLAKSEREGAWREMARQVAHEIKNPLTPMKLSIQYLQRAIASDAANVKDLSANVARTLVEQIEHLSNIASDFSAFAHIGESNNERLLLQEVLKSLASLYQSLPEGDVIFMQPDREYYIFADKTQMNRVFTNLLQNAMQAIPEGRKGAIYIQVQPSGQHNVTVSIRDNGMGIPPEVQAKIFVPNFTTKSSGTGLGLAMCKNIVEQARGHIWFETMPGVGTVFFVELPLVE is encoded by the coding sequence ATGGATGAGATCAAAGATATACGCCTCTTTGTGCTGCGCCATGGTTATCTGCTGATCATGGCCGCCTGGCTGTTTACGCTGGCCTTTTTGTTCAACAACTACTGGTCCTACTACTCCTCGCCCCAGGGCGTGAAACGTAGCCTGGAAGAGAGCATACAGGAACGGGAACAGGCCTTTTACAGGATGACGCAGGACAAGCAGCTGGTGCAGCAACTGTTTGACCGTACTTACAACGCCCAGACCCTGGAGAACCTTACCCGTAAAGACTTTTACGTGTATGCTTATGAAGGCAACGGCGTAGATAAATGGGAAACCTTCTGGAGCAATAACTCCGTGCAGCCGGCGGATATTACACCGCCCATGCTGGATGGTGTGCGCTTTGAAAAACTGAAGAATGGCTACTACGAGGTCATTTACAAAAGTGTGAGCCTTGCGCCCAAAAAACGCTTCCTTATCGGCCTCATTCCCGTAAAGCTGGAATATGCCATCAGCAACAATTACCTCGTAGATCACTTTTATGATAAACCTGCGCTGGGCAAGGAATACACGATAGACAGCCAGGGCCCCGGCCTGGCGGTGGAAAATAGCGGGCATAAGATGCTGTTCTACCTGCGCTACACGGAGCGGCTCAGCAGCCACCCGGTAAATGTGATCAGCGTAGTGCTCAAAGTGCTGGGCTGCATCTGCGTACTGGTGTTCATCAACCTCTTTGCCGCCATGATCGTGATGCGCTGGAAAGCCTGGTGGGGCTTTGCTTTCCTGGCCGTGGCCGTGGTCTTCATGCGGGCCGTCAGTTACGTGTATGACTTCCCTTTTAACCTGCGTGCACTCCATCTTTTTACCCCCCTGATCTACGCCAGGGATGAAGTGTTCCGCTCCCTGGGCGACCTGCTGCTCAATGTGCTGCTCTGCTTCTGGCTCATCCTGTTTTTCCGGGAGCACCTTAAAACCCTGAAGCCGCCCCGCCTGGCGCGTAAGTGGCAATGTTATCTGCTGATCGCGCTTTCCTGCTTTTTGCTGTATGGGGTGGGGCAGTTCCTTACCTCGCTGATAGAAAGCCTGGTGATAGATTCCCGCATTTCCTTTGATGTTACCAATTCGCTTTCGCTCAATGAATACAGCGTTGTAGGCTTTATTGTATTAGGGTTCATTGCATTTAGTTTCCTGTTCTTTTCACAGGTGATCAACTATTTCATGAACGAGCTCACCGCTTACCAGGTGCGCACCAAATACCTGTTCCTGTCCTGCATAGGCGTAGTGTGGCTGGCATTCAATCTCAATGATCCGGAACTGGGCTTCTACATCGTGCTGGTATTCTGGCTGGTAGCTTATGTGTTCCTGCTCGATACCTTTGAATACCGTTTTGAGAGCAGCATTGCCTCCGTGCCTTTCCTGTTCTGGCTTTTCCTGCTTACCATCACTACCTCCGCGGTGCTGGTGTACTACAACAGCAACAAGGAGATCACCATCCGCGAGAGCATTGCCAAAGACCTTTCCAAACAAAAAGATCCTTACCTGGAAATGCTCCTGGGCGACGTAGGGCAGAAACTGGAACAGGAAGAACTGATCACCACTTTCTTTGACAATGCTACCCGCGAAGGCAAGCGGGAGCTGCTCAATAACCTGCGGGAAAAATATTTTTCCGGCTACCTGAAGCGCTTCAACGTAAATTTTTATACCTACGATGGCAATGGCGACCCGCTTTTTAACGGGGATACCATGACCCTGAGCGTCTTTAACCGGGATGTGCTGCTCAATGCCGATAACTCCCTGCAGGTAAGCGGCAACGACCTGTATTTTTACGAGCGCAGTTTCAATGACTACAGTTATATTGGTAAAAAAGAATTTGCCAACGGCTACCTGGTCTACGAACTAACACCAGCCGTGGTGAATGTGGAACGCCTGTACCCCGAGTTGCTGCTGGAAGGGGAGAGCGATGCCGGGATGGAGAACACCAGCAACTACTCTTACGCGGTTTATGACAAGGGCAACCTGGTGGCTAACTACAACGATTACCCGTTCCCGTTACACCTCAATACCGCTGACATCACCATTGGCCTCAGTAAACTGGAAACCAGGAAAGGCTATTCCCTTCTGTATTTCCGGGCCACCAAGGATAAGTCTGTAGTGCTGGTGAAAGAGCAGCGTAACTTTATCGAGTTCATCACCCTCTTTGCCTGGATGTTCTGCCTGTTCCTGCTTATCATCCTGGTGTACAAAGTGCTGGACCTGCTCATCCGCGCGCGCATGCGCATTGGCAATTTGAAGCAGCTGGTCAATATCAACATCCGCCGCCAGGTGCACGGGACCATCATTGCAGTGGTAGTGCTGGCTTTCCTGGTATTGGGCGCCACCACGATCCTGTTCTTCATCAGCCGCTCCAAAAAGGAAAACCGGGAGCGCCTGGCAAAGAGCATCAACGACGTATCCCGCGATGTGGAAAAGGCATTCAACAACCAGCGCATGATGGATAATGTGGATGATCTTTACAGCCCCATTTTCCAGGCCCAGCAAAGCCAGGCCATGAGCAATATTGCGGAAGAGCGCGGGCTGGATATCAATGTATATGATCACGACGGTAACCTGCAGTTCACCACGCAGCCGCTCATGACGGAGAAAGGGCTGCTGTCCCGCAAAATGAATCCCAAGGCCTATTTCCAGCTGTTCAGGGAAAATGAAGTGTTGTATATCCAGGATGAGCAGATCGGCAAGATGAGCTATCTTTCCGGTTATGTACCGCTGCGCAATAACGGCGAAGTATACGCCTACCTGAATGTGCCTTACTTTGCCACGGAAACGGAACTGAAGCAGCAGATCTCCGACTTCCTGGTGGCGCTGATCAACTTCAACGCGTTCATCTTCCTGCTGGCGGGTATCCTGGCCTTGCTGATCACCAACTCCATTACCCGCTCTTTCTCCCTGGTAACAGAAAAGCTGAAGCAATTCAACCTGGGGCAGCGTAATGATGAAATTGAGTGGACCAAGGACGATGAAATAGGCCTGCTGGTGAAGGAATACAACAAGATGGTGCGCAAGCTGGAAGTAAGTGCCGCGCTGCTGGCCAAGAGTGAAAGGGAGGGCGCCTGGCGCGAAATGGCAAGGCAGGTGGCGCACGAGATCAAGAACCCGCTTACGCCCATGAAGCTGAGTATACAGTACCTGCAAAGGGCCATTGCCAGCGATGCGGCGAATGTAAAGGACCTCTCTGCCAACGTAGCGCGTACCCTGGTAGAGCAGATAGAGCATTTGTCTAACATTGCCAGCGATTTCTCCGCGTTTGCACACATCGGGGAGTCCAATAATGAGCGGCTGCTGCTGCAGGAAGTGCTCAAAAGCCTGGCCTCCCTGTACCAAAGCCTCCCGGAGGGGGATGTGATCTTCATGCAGCCGGACCGGGAGTACTACATCTTTGCGGATAAAACGCAGATGAACCGCGTGTTCACCAACCTGCTGCAAAACGCCATGCAGGCCATCCCGGAAGGCAGGAAAGGCGCCATTTACATCCAGGTGCAGCCCTCCGGCCAGCATAATGTTACGGTGAGCATCCGCGACAATGGCATGGGTATTCCCCCGGAAGTGCAGGCGAAGATCTTTGTGCCGAACTTCACCACGAAATCATCGGGTACGGGTTTGGGGCTGGCCATGTGTAAGAACATCGTGGAGCAGGCGAGGGGACATATCTGGTTTGAGACCATGCCAGGGGTAGGAACGGTATTTTTTGTGGAGTTGCCGCTGGTAGAGTAG
- a CDS encoding YceD family protein, which yields MKPLREFDIPFVGLTPGVHSFEYQITDSFFENYGEQDFRDCQATVKLQFDKKASFFMLKFEIGGKAMVDCDRCGAPFELRLWDDFHLVVKLVDNPEEMSNDEDPDVAYIARTESHVNVADWIYEFINLSIPMQHIHPDLPDGRPGCDPEVLAMLAKMSQQEEEKSNPIWKGLDKFKNN from the coding sequence ATGAAACCACTCCGCGAATTTGACATCCCCTTTGTGGGCTTAACACCTGGAGTGCACTCATTTGAGTACCAAATTACGGATAGTTTCTTTGAAAATTACGGTGAACAGGACTTTCGGGATTGCCAGGCTACAGTAAAACTTCAATTCGACAAGAAGGCAAGTTTTTTCATGCTGAAGTTTGAGATAGGTGGCAAGGCGATGGTAGACTGTGACCGTTGCGGGGCTCCGTTTGAGTTGCGGCTGTGGGATGATTTCCACCTGGTCGTGAAGCTGGTGGACAATCCCGAAGAAATGAGCAACGACGAAGATCCGGATGTAGCGTACATTGCCAGGACCGAATCGCATGTAAATGTGGCGGACTGGATTTATGAGTTCATCAATCTGAGTATCCCGATGCAGCATATTCACCCGGACTTACCGGACGGAAGGCCAGGCTGTGATCCGGAGGTGTTAGCAATGCTCGCTAAAATGAGCCAGCAGGAAGAAGAGAAAAGTAACCCGATCTGGAAAGGATTGGATAAATTCAAGAACAATTAA
- a CDS encoding DUF3810 domain-containing protein, translating to MELKAKINRQLYSIASVIIVLLLLKLAFESASFSHFYFHRWYPWVSSIFRSALGIVKISVGDVIYSVWVITGFIFLLKLLHKLFTGQWARLFYMLLKGVRTLLGLYLGFLLLWGYNYNRDAVAENLHLKSGEYSTHALQALADTLLHQVNTLRPALGDTFALQFSIPDDSLFTAGRNAYARAADNQPALRHEHLSVKATLFGHWLNYTGVAGYLNPFTAEAQVNTTVPGFVLPFNVCHEMAHQLGYAREEEANFIGFLAASHSTDLRFRYGAHYEMLLYTISQLARSNDTLAKATWQQAYAGVRNDYRAVKAFYKPYRGAADASFSFLFDRYLKANNQQQGIDSYDDVVGWLLAYYKIS from the coding sequence ATGGAATTAAAAGCGAAAATAAACAGGCAATTGTACAGCATTGCATCCGTGATCATAGTGTTGCTCCTGCTAAAATTGGCCTTTGAAAGTGCCTCGTTCTCCCATTTCTATTTTCATAGGTGGTATCCGTGGGTCAGCAGCATCTTTCGTTCCGCCTTAGGGATTGTAAAAATAAGTGTTGGCGATGTAATTTACAGCGTCTGGGTCATTACAGGATTTATTTTTCTGTTGAAGCTCCTGCATAAATTATTTACCGGCCAGTGGGCGCGTCTTTTTTACATGTTGCTCAAAGGCGTGAGAACCTTACTGGGACTGTATTTGGGCTTCCTGCTCTTATGGGGCTACAATTATAACCGTGATGCCGTTGCGGAAAACCTCCACCTCAAAAGTGGTGAGTATTCCACCCATGCACTGCAAGCCCTTGCGGATACACTGTTACACCAGGTGAATACGCTGCGCCCTGCCCTGGGCGACACCTTTGCCCTGCAATTTTCCATCCCTGACGATTCCCTTTTTACAGCCGGGCGCAATGCCTATGCCCGTGCGGCAGACAACCAGCCGGCCCTGCGGCATGAGCACCTGTCGGTAAAGGCAACCCTGTTTGGCCACTGGCTCAACTACACCGGGGTGGCCGGTTATCTCAATCCATTCACCGCCGAGGCCCAGGTGAATACCACCGTGCCCGGTTTCGTGCTACCGTTCAATGTATGTCATGAAATGGCCCACCAGCTGGGCTATGCACGGGAAGAGGAGGCTAACTTCATTGGTTTCCTGGCTGCCAGCCACAGTACAGACCTGCGTTTCCGCTATGGCGCCCATTATGAAATGCTGCTGTACACCATCAGCCAGCTGGCCCGCAGCAATGATACCCTGGCAAAGGCCACTTGGCAACAGGCCTATGCCGGCGTACGCAATGATTACCGCGCCGTAAAGGCCTTCTACAAGCCTTACCGCGGTGCGGCAGACGCCTCTTTCAGCTTTCTTTTCGACCGTTACCTCAAAGCCAATAACCAGCAGCAGGGCATTGACAGCTACGATGATGTAGTGGGATGGTTGCTGGCGTATTATAAGATCTCCTAG
- a CDS encoding GNAT family N-acetyltransferase, producing the protein MPTLIRPATPADLPAILDIVNEAILNSTAIYDYDPRTPEAHEAWWQDKLATGMPVVVADVNGKAVGFGSYGRFRPKIGYQYCVEHSIYMDTEHRGMGIGKLLLEELLRLAQEQGMHTMVAGIDAANESSIAFHKKYGFVEVGRMPEVGYKFGRWLDLVFLQKTF; encoded by the coding sequence ATGCCCACCCTTATCCGTCCCGCCACTCCCGCCGACCTGCCGGCCATCCTCGACATCGTGAACGAGGCTATTCTCAACAGCACTGCTATTTACGACTATGATCCCCGCACGCCGGAAGCCCACGAGGCCTGGTGGCAGGATAAGCTGGCTACCGGTATGCCGGTTGTGGTAGCGGATGTAAATGGCAAGGCAGTGGGCTTTGGCAGCTATGGGCGTTTCCGGCCGAAGATAGGATACCAGTACTGCGTGGAACATTCTATTTACATGGACACGGAGCACCGCGGTATGGGCATTGGAAAGCTGCTGCTGGAGGAGTTACTGCGGCTGGCGCAGGAGCAGGGCATGCATACCATGGTAGCGGGGATCGATGCGGCCAATGAAAGTAGTATTGCGTTTCATAAGAAGTACGGGTTTGTGGAAGTGGGGAGAATGCCGGAAGTGGGGTATAAATTTGGGAGGTGGCTGGATCTGGTGTTTTTGCAGAAGACGTTTTAG
- a CDS encoding fructosamine kinase family protein has translation MMDETLLTNLGTALSRQLGVKIQINRTVSIAGGDINDTYRIESNEGQWFLKMNNAQKYPGMFAKEYDGLQTLARTGAIKVPQPILYGTAGPHAFLVTELIEKGRLVSDFWENFAASLAQLHRHSQPNFGYHTSNYIGNLKQYNTAYSSWPVFYAMNRLLPLAREAYDQQKMDKETVKQLELLSKRLPDIFPSEPPSLIHGDLWSGNFMVGNNGKACIYDPAVYYGHREMDLAMTRLFGGFDTRFHYAYQAVFPLSHGWQSRIGVCQLYPLLVHYVIFGGSYFSDIKEVLNEF, from the coding sequence ATGATGGATGAAACGTTACTGACTAACCTGGGCACTGCCTTATCCCGGCAGCTGGGTGTGAAAATACAGATTAATCGTACAGTGAGCATTGCCGGCGGCGATATCAATGACACGTACCGTATTGAAAGTAACGAAGGCCAGTGGTTCCTGAAAATGAACAATGCCCAGAAATACCCGGGCATGTTTGCCAAAGAATACGACGGCCTGCAAACGCTGGCCCGCACCGGCGCCATCAAAGTACCCCAACCCATCCTGTACGGCACCGCCGGCCCCCACGCGTTCCTGGTCACAGAGCTGATTGAAAAAGGCCGCCTGGTCAGCGATTTCTGGGAAAACTTTGCCGCCTCCCTGGCACAGCTGCACCGGCACAGCCAGCCTAATTTCGGTTATCATACCTCCAACTATATCGGCAACCTGAAACAGTATAACACGGCCTACAGTTCCTGGCCGGTGTTCTATGCCATGAACCGCCTGCTGCCCCTGGCCCGCGAGGCCTACGACCAGCAAAAGATGGATAAGGAAACCGTAAAACAACTGGAACTGCTGAGCAAACGGCTGCCGGACATTTTTCCTTCAGAGCCGCCATCCCTGATCCACGGGGACCTGTGGTCGGGCAATTTTATGGTGGGTAACAATGGCAAAGCCTGTATTTACGACCCCGCCGTGTACTATGGCCACCGGGAGATGGACCTGGCCATGACCAGGCTTTTTGGCGGTTTTGATACCCGCTTCCATTATGCATACCAGGCGGTATTTCCCCTCTCCCATGGCTGGCAGTCCCGCATTGGCGTGTGCCAGCTCTACCCACTGCTGGTGCATTATGTGATATTTGGCGGCAGTTATTTTAGTGACATCAAGGAAGTGCTGAACGAGTTCTGA